A single window of Debaryomyces hansenii CBS767 chromosome F complete sequence DNA harbors:
- a CDS encoding DEHA2F11748p (some similarities with uniprot|O74909 Schizosaccharomyces pombe Meu23 protein): MSEPPQWFLDGINSVKDEIKSVKDELKEDISILSRDVNDLTISTNTGFRMIQYKLALLDNVTRRNNGYTVAPVPFINLENTQGELPPIETVQDIDDLSKEDCQKYLDGYNTPYRPNERMLLKVKLRDAVGLISSSDLRYTFSNFREEL, translated from the coding sequence ATGTCGGAACCACCTCAGTGGTTTTTAGATGGTATTAATTCAGTCAAGGATGAAATAAAGTCAGTCAAGGATGAGCTCAAGGAAGATATTAGTATTCTTAGTAGAGACGTGAATGATCTAACCATTTCAACGAATACTGGTTTCCGTATGATACAGTACAAACTTGCTCTTTTGGATAATGTaaccagaagaaataatgGTTATACTGTTGCCCCTGTGCCATTTATAAACTTAGAGAACACACAAGGCGAGTTACCTCCTATTGAGACTGTTCAAGATATTGACGATTTAAGTAAAGAAGACTGTCAGAAGTATTTAGATGGATACAATACTCCATATCGCCCAAATGAAAGGATGTTGTTAAAAGTAAAATTGAGAGATGCTGTTGGTTTAATAAGTTCAAGTGATTTGAGGTATACATTTAGTAATTTCAGGGAGGAGCTTTAA
- a CDS encoding DEHA2F11770p (no similarity) produces the protein MASMTDLITNIPEIVDFNEFGRIKETISVISPRMFDSYLNEAQNLINKIESLANIVINETPKEPDVEGEVVPVKSLKLCLLRFKNNIITFRRKYVKFISDFAFYSECELLLNQEKLIKNTTCQPEIQSDVFIYTRTLEDSIWNFKSDLESLINCSYSFETSERELIPEINRFRRMINISQIKVVTNRLGYLTIDN, from the coding sequence ATGGCGTCTATGACAGATTTAATTACGAACATTCCAGAAATTGTAGACTTTAATGAATTCGGAAGAATTAAAGAGACAATTCTGGTGATAAGTCCACGGATGTTTGACAGTTATTTAAATGAAGCTCAGAACTTAATAAACAAGATCGAAAGTCTTGCTAATATCGTTATTAACGAAACTCCTAAGGAGCCGGACGTTGAAGGTGAGGTTGTTCCtgtaaaatcattaaaacTCTGTCTACTTCGATTCaaaaacaatattattacCTTCCGTCGGAAATATgttaaatttattagtGACTTTGCATTCTATCTGGAATGTGAACTTTTACTTAATCAGgagaaattaattaaaaatactACTTGCCAGCCTGAAATACAATCAGATGtgtttatatatactaGGACTTTAGAAGATTCtatttggaatttcaaaTCTGATTTAGAGAGCCtaataaattgttcttACTCTTTCGAAACTAGTGAAAGAGAATTGATTCCCGAAATAAACCGTTTTCGTcgaatgataaatatatctCAAATCAAAGTTGTTACAAATAGATTGGGATATCTTACTATCGATAATTGA
- a CDS encoding DEHA2F11792p (weakly similar to uniprot|Q12057 Saccharomyces cerevisiae YOR104W PIN2 Protein that induces appearance of [PIN+] prion when overproduced) has product MHIPKISSDLCPSKLLGRSISDDVTSTADAFKSWDTCMDNKTCKIIAIVGIVLASLICIWILSTLIQCICLGKTCLESLCMCCCRPANRQRVVEQQVPYANPNMYPTPAPHYAREPPAVYGGHRGYTPVDGNRGYVPADDYSDKSNPFAEEKHTSYRGYRS; this is encoded by the coding sequence ATGCACATCCCAAAGATCTCATCGGACTTATGtccttcaaaattattaggTCGTTCGATATCTGATGATGTTACTTCCACTGCTGATGCTTTCAAGAGCTGGGATACATGTATGGATAACAAAACATGTAAAATCATTGCAATTGTGGGTATAGTGTTGGCATCGTTGATATGCATCTGGATATTATCAACTTTGATTCAATGTATTTGCTTAGGCAAAACTTGTCTAGAATCGTTGTGTATGTGTTGTTGTCGTCCTGCAAATCGCCAACGTGTTGTTGAACAGCAGGTTCCTTATGCCAATCCAAACATGTACCCTACACCTGCACCTCATTATGCAAGAGAACCACCTGCAGTGTACGGTGGTCACAGAGGATATACACCAGTTGATGGTAACAGAGGATATGTACCAGCTGATGATTATAGTGATAAAAGCAATCCATTTGCAGAGGAGAAGCATACGTCCTACCGGGGATATAGATCCTAG
- a CDS encoding DEHA2F11814p (no similarity) produces the protein MHKKFYSNSISHLPNADQISFIEPVRYKITLPVYCLSLFKSPTWKPNAPGILYVTDFTSNEETAFYRSVLPQNVSINFQIEKPIDSNKILSIGVPSHLMEKVSNELSRTNTSMKDYNFNSPDNCQFESEGIFARVVFILKLYRGCIEGSLVTLVTLDRDNIPVFYSEDKKLDELVSRYMEYSSPEICDSIVPHFPIGNLGSLGDYKRRFEPEIETPSSKLSNEPPSKVQKVPNGVSLAFHQHKSFDDTQKPITTSTQPYGSDDVPSSLCNNTQASQNLDFKTNSFDDFLVNKVTVDQLLKIPLNLADIKKGTTFEVDAYIKGILPFDRFVVKPFKRTLKVTPFKLILSDNLPNSALSATNTLVLEFNTEEEICHFLSMSEVEEMYDSIKEIEWAMDKLLSTTSNIRGLRIKRSLSTVDKGFLRPYWTCSNNLNDLIHQG, from the coding sequence ATGCACAAGAAGTTCTACAGTAATTCGATTTCTCATCTTCCAAATGCAGATCAAATTTCGTTTATTGAGCCTGTAAGGTATAAAATTACGCTACCAGTGTACTGCCTTTCACTATTCAAAAGTCCTACTTGGAAACCAAATGCTCCTGGTATATTATATGTTACTGATTTCACGTCAAACGAAGAAACCGCTTTTTATAGAAGTGTTCTACCACAAAATGTTAGTATAAATTTTCAGATAGAAAAGCCAATTGACTCTAATAAGATATTATCTATTGGCGTTCCGTCTCATTTAATGGAGAAAGTATCTAATGAATTGTCAAGAACAAATACGAGTATGAAAGATTATAACTTCAATAGTCCCGATAATTGTCAATTTGAATCTGAAGGAATATTTGCAAGAGttgtatttatattgaaattgtatAGAGGATGTATAGAAGGCAGTCTTGTTACATTAGTTACACTTGACAGAGATAATATTCCGGTATTCTATTCAGAAGACAAGAAACTTGATGAGTTGGTTTCTAGGTATATGGAATATTCTAGTCCAGAGATATGTGACAGTATAGTACCACACTTTCCGATAGGAAACTTGGGGTCTCTCGGTGATTACAAGCGGCGGTTTGAGCCTGAAATCGAAACCCCTTCGTCGAAATTGTCTAATGAACCTCCCTCAAAAGTACAGAAGGTTCCAAATGGTGTAAGCCTTGCATTTCACCAGCACAAAAGTTTCGATGATACGCAAAAGCCAATTACAACAAGTACACAGCCATATGGTAGCGATGACGTGCCGTCGTCATTATGCAATAATACCCAGGCATCACAAAACTTAGATTTCAAGACCAATTCCTTCGACGACTTTTTAGTGAATAAGGTGACGGTGGACCAACTACTTAAAATTCCTCTCAACCTCGCCGATATAAAAAAAGGAACCACGTTTGAAGTTGATGCCTACATCAAGGGGATACTACCATTTGACCGATTTGTCGTTAAGCCATTCAAGAGAACTCTAAAAGTCACTCCTttcaaattaattctaTCTGATAATTTGCCTAATTCGGCATTATCTGCCACTAATACTCTAGTACTCGAATTCAatactgaagaagaaatatgCCATTTCCTCAGTATGAGCGAAGTAGAAGAGATGTATGACAGtataaaagaaattgaatggGCAATGGACAAACTATTATCTACTACATCGAATATAAGGGGTTTACGAATTAAAAGATCGCTTTCCACAGTTGATAAAGGATTTTTGCGGCCATATTGGACTtgttcaaataatttaaatgaCTTAATACACCAAGGCTAA